One genomic region from Sulfurimonas sp. encodes:
- a CDS encoding GGDEF domain-containing protein codes for MNNNETLKIISNETKNSIDQLKIVTPSIYASIFSKFALEHKVDLDDESKFAKELMIMECSNLTNMQTQASKNARKLSENADKAINAIKEKDEEILNEVLKEAKSLRREVEKLKESIYKDELTHTYNRKWLHDNLLKEDSSSFKEAGTIAMIDLNYFKIINDTYGHVVGDKVLIYIANQLKKTRYTVIRFGGDEFIIIYPKNISDSKATSNLNRIREDIISKKLKSHNSSFHVSFSLGVTEFKVDDDINEIIAKADKEMYEDKKQIKKRVTGI; via the coding sequence ATGAATAATAATGAAACTTTAAAAATTATCTCTAACGAAACAAAAAACTCTATTGATCAACTTAAGATTGTAACGCCTAGCATCTACGCATCTATATTTTCTAAGTTTGCACTTGAGCATAAAGTTGATTTAGATGATGAAAGTAAGTTTGCAAAAGAATTAATGATTATGGAGTGTTCAAACTTAACAAACATGCAAACACAAGCTTCAAAAAATGCTCGTAAATTAAGTGAAAATGCTGACAAAGCCATCAACGCCATAAAAGAAAAAGATGAAGAAATACTAAATGAAGTTCTAAAAGAAGCAAAATCACTTAGGAGGGAAGTTGAAAAACTAAAAGAATCTATTTACAAAGATGAACTGACACATACTTACAACAGAAAGTGGCTTCACGACAACCTCTTAAAAGAAGATTCATCTTCTTTTAAAGAAGCTGGAACTATTGCTATGATTGATTTAAATTATTTTAAAATCATAAATGACACTTATGGACATGTTGTAGGCGATAAAGTTCTTATATATATAGCCAACCAACTCAAAAAAACAAGATATACTGTTATAAGGTTTGGTGGTGATGAATTTATAATAATATATCCAAAAAACATATCTGATTCTAAGGCAACTTCCAATCTAAATAGAATAAGAGAAGATATTATTTCTAAAAAACTAAAATCACATAACTCATCTTTTCATGTAAGCTTTTCACTTGGAGTAACGGAGTTTAAAGTTGATGATGATATAAATGAAATAATCGCAAAAGCAGATAAAGAGATGTATGAAGATAAAAAACAAATCAAAAAAAGAGTTACTGGCATCTAA